The DNA sequence CCCATCTGCCAGCGGTACCTCGTGCAGAACCGGATGAACGTGTACGAGACGATCTACAACCAGCTGACCGGGCTGTGGAGCTCGGCGAACTGTGACGCCTGTGCCGGGGCGGTGAACGAAACCGCCGAGTTTATGCGCCTGTCGACCGTGCTGGACCACTGCATCGTCGTGCATGCCGCCAGCCCGTGCGAGTTGTGCGCGGATGATTATCAGCGCGTGCAGGACTTTTACGCCCGACTGGACAAGGCGCAGCACGGACCGGACCGGCTCTGCTTCGACATCGCGGACCGGATGAACCAGACGCGCCGGTCCTGGTCCGGCACGCACAACTGCTGCAACGACAAGCGCCGCTCGATGGTGGCGTTTGCGTCGGTCGCGTCGGTCGCCTGCGCGCTGCCTCTGCTGTTCTACGCGGTCATGCACATGGTAACGGTGCGGCAGGAGGTGCGCCGGCTTAACCTGCTGACCGCAACGAGCGGGGGAGGCGCTCGGTGCGAGGAACGATCGCAACCGTCCGGCTCGTCGGTCCAGCGGCCGGGCAACGGTGTGCTGCGCCAGCCGGAAATGGAACGTATCGCCGAGACGGACgctgacgacgacgaggaagaagaagaagagctaaaGACGCAGGCAAGTTACGGGTCAGAGAGCGGGACAGCAAAGGAGGACGCCACCAAAATCAACAATCTCGACGTGAAGGTTAGCAATCTGATCGACATTGCGGGCCCGCAGGAGGAGCACACGATACCGCTACCACCGGCCCGGACGGACGCATCAGACGACGAAAGTCTGCTGCAGTGAGGTGGATAAGGGCGGTAGAGCGTTAGGAAGTAAGCCATGTTAcagttttgcgttttttttcgattttgctACAGAATCATTCGAATCATTCCCGGTCGGATTGGGCGAAGTTCAGTCCATAATTCGACTGGCCACAACCAAAAACTTGTAGCTGTAAAAAGCGATAGAAACGTTGGAAAAATAAACGATTGAACTCTCGATCGTATCGTTGCGGCGTGTTTGAAACTCCTCGTGAGAACGGTTGCCGTGTGTGCGCATCGCAAAGGAAAGAAATTGTGTATGGGTaaacggggcaaaatgggcactcTCTATTAAAGCATTATTTCACGGCAAAGAAACATTCCAAGGCTCAAAATGTATTAATCCCGTGTTCTATGAATACCATGTAAGTTTTATAGCCCGTAATTAACAAATAACTAAGAAAAATACATGATAAGATTCAACAATTTTTGTCACTTTAAAATAAGCTctaaggcccgtgtctgtgctccatcgcatgcgattttatcgcacgtgctgtcaaacgctttttcgtataatattgcgattatttggatgattttaataatataacgattatgaaaaattaagttgagattgttcctacaaaacaccacacatttagtttgacagataaaatcggatgcggcgtccgacgaaatcaattttttttgattccgtcgtacgacgaaatcgcacgtccgacgttatctgtcaaatcccatataaaattttgacaggccttccgataaaatcgcatccgatggagcacagacacgggcctaagCAATGTCACAGGAATGCGTGGAAGTTTTATGTCGTATACAGGTAGACCCCGAGGTACACACCCAAATAGCCAgttcgtactttatagctgatttagggctgtttaacgaaaaatcagtccgatgtcgtacttggtggctgattaagagatagacggtactttgcggaattctggagctttttaacaggcacatggtactttttggaactttgcggctgattagcactatgtgtagggttcatggtggaacttgaaggcttgttaagaaagcgtaccgaacttggtggaactttatagctttttaatgcatgacatcggtacgagatggctcttgtcaaagtgtcaaagacggacgccggcaataatctcattgctgctgcacaagttagattcgttaattgaataatgaatattgagtgaagtgattgtgaattatcagtaaattgtgtgaaattttgtgtaattcatcaatacaaaaaatttaaaaatatacacatgtgtttaaacgaaacaaatcttgttgtttatttcatcgatgacgcttgcttgaaaataaaacacaaagaaaaataatccctggcatcgtggcataaggaagctgcttaggcgctgtttgaaagacccacatagaactttgatgctgtttatctactgcaaaaggcgaattagagcagcgatctttagcgtgccaaaatgagctgcttaagcaattctggctatttgggacaGTACttccccaaatagccaaaattACTTAATCAGCCAATTTGGCAGGctaacccaagcgccacagattcagcttaaacgactgaaaaatcgaatatccatagaaaaaaaaaacgaaagcttcctagcttcattggtttgaacAATAGATGGCATCTTACAATTCATCATTATATTattgtccttttcttgcaatgtgtttcgacaagtttaaTCTTATCATGACCATTCATCTTATATGAATGGCTGTGTGGTCAGAtaccccaagcgccacagattaagcttaaacgactggaaaattgaatatccatagaaaaaaaatgaaagctccacagcttcattggtttgatcaatagatggcgtattaaaactgattattatattgctatccttttcttgcaatgtgtttcgacaagtttcatcttatcatgacctatatagccttctaacttactgagcaaaaatctatataaatggtcgtgtggtcaggtacgtgggtatcaacaccaacgaccattactcaaatctcacttgcttcagtgctggtggttttccgttggagtttagtatttaaacaatcgtatcgccgttctagttctagcgatgcataacttcaatgcgaaaccatacaacagtacagaacaaatgagaaagctctcctccaaacgatgaagctcaactggttggggtatcccacaaacagatggcgccaccagcttttttgctatttttagaatgcatgagtcgtttgccgtctgctaaacgaagtctttctatattccgtttaggtagagtgcttgagtcgtttagaagccgtttagtggtcgtttagtggatttgtggcacttgggacgTGGGTATcgacaccaacgaccattactcaaatcacacttcccaaatagccagaattgcttaagcagctcattttggcacgctaaagatcgctgctctaattcgccttttgcagtagataaacagcatcaaagttctatgtgggtctttcaaacagcgcctaagcagcttccttatgccacgatgccaggtattatttttctttgtgtttaattttcaagcaagcgtcatcgatgaaataaacaacaagatttgtttcgtttaaacagatatgtatatttttaaatcttttgtattgatgaattacaaaaaaactttatacaatttactgataattcacaatcacttcactcatattcattcttcaattaacgaatctaacttgtgcagcagcaatgagattattgccggcgtctgtctttgacactttgacaagagccaccttgaaccgatgtcatgcattaaaaagctataaagtcccaagcgccacagattaagcttaaacgactggaaaattgaatatccatagaaaaaaaatgaaagctccacagcttcattggtttgatcaatagatggcgtattacaactcatcattatattgctatccttttcttgcaatgtatttcgacaagttgcattttattatgacctatatagccttctaactttctaagcaaaaatctatataaatggtcgtgtggttagatacgtgggtatcaacaccaatgaccattgctcaaatctcacttgcttcagtgctggtggtttccgttggagtttagtatttaaacaatcgtatcgccgttctagttctagcgatgcataacttcaatgcgaaaccatacaacagtacagaggaaatgagaaagctctcctccaagcgatgaagctcaactggttggggtatcccaccaacagatagcgccaccagcttttttgctatttttagaatgcatgagtcgtttggcgtctgctaaacgaagtctttctatattccgtttaggtagagaacttgagtcgtttagaagccgtttagtggtcgtttagtggatttgtggcacttggggttccaccaagttcagtaccctttcttaacaagccttcaagttccatcatgaaccctacacatagtgctaatcagccgcaaagttccaaagagtaccatgtgcctgttaaaaagctccatagttccgcaaagtaccatctatctcttaatcagccacaaagtacgacatcggaacgatttttcgttaaacagccccaaatcagctataaagtacgagctggctatttgggttgcttcagtgctggtggtttacattggagtttagtatttaaacaatcgtatcgccgttctagttcaagcgatgcataacttcaatgcgaaaccatataCTAGTACAGAGGTAAGGAGAAAGCTCTCAAAGCGTTCcactggttgggtatcccaccaacagatggcgctaacagaatttttgctatttttagaatgcatcagtcgttcaccgtctgctaaacgaagtctttttatattccgtttaggcagagagcttgagtcgtttagtagatttgtggcacttgggaaagatcgctgcttgaattcgccttttgcagtagataaacagtgTTGTGGGCAGCAGTACGTGatgacccctggacttgccgtggcggcctatacaggctttcgacaCTTAATTTCATTACCATGCAGCCGGATAGTCTATCATTGCTACGATCCATTctaggattgaacccatgacgggcatgttattgagtcgttcgagttgtcgactgtaccacgggaccgcctgcataaaaagtttaacatgtccattttgccccaatTTCCAATATGTACGCATGAGGGGCGTCAGCTTGACAGCTGGtacggtttgttgttttgtctgGCCTGCCTCGCCTGACACAAAGTCGGTAAACAATCGCTACACTACACGCCCTGTTGTTCCCCGAATCCGACCACATACAGCTGTGGCGGAAAATCGTGCGGTCGTGCCAAAAGTAAGATGTTTTCCCTGCTGGCACGGTGCCACTAGACTCGCGCATCGGTTCGAGCGTAAATCCGTCGCAGTGTCCGCTGTGCGCCGTGCATCGTTTCGTCGTGTGGTGCGTATGTCTTGCGGGTGCATACGGTaaatagaaacacacacacacacacacgcaagtacacacacgcatacctATAGGTCTGGAAAATTTAGGCTCCCGCAATATGTTGCGGGTGGCGCACGCGATCCCGAGGGCGTAAGCAGAAACTTTCCCCTATTCCCGCTGGTCAAATCCGCTCAATGTCCTTTCCCAAACAGCGCTTCGTGCGGCAGTGGTTGCCAGGGTGAAACAGGGGAGGGTGGTGGGTGGCAAGCGTGCGGACCGCGTACCAATATTTTTGGGTAcgcgaaaaataaaaaaaaagtccaacAAAAACAGTGTCCTAGGTGTAAGCGCACCAGCCGCCAGTGGCTTCCGTGCAGGCGTGACCTTCCGGCATGAGGGTACAGTACTGGATCGGTGCGATAGCAGCTGTCCTGTGTGCCGTGTGCGTGTACTCGCCcatttttctttactttttgcTGTTCGTCCTCTACTCGCTGGTGCTGATTGCTGTCGGTAAGTCTGGCGCGGCTGTGGAGTGGTTgggcaggaagaaaaaaaatattaatctcGGTCGCTCGTTCCCCCTTTCTGCAGCGGTGTTTGGCACCATCTACGTGCACTACAAGCTAACCAACCGTGAACCGGTCTCGTACGTCGATCAAGAGGAAGACCAGCAAGCGAACGTCCTGTACAATGCCACACGGTAGAACGATGCGCGTTCCTCCCTTTACGACAACCCTGTGATGCACAAACCTAACTAACGCTCGATTTGAGTTTTCTCCCCCAGCTCGCCGCTGTTTGGCAACGGTACGCCCGGATCCTCGCCCGGGATCTCCCGCCACCCGGGGGGTCGTTCGGCGGGCGGCACCGGCGGATCGGCAGCCGGGTTCGGCCAGTCCCAGCTGCCGATCATCTTCGGGCGCACGGTCGACgggctgctgcagcagatcaTCGACAACGCGATGCGCGATCTGGTCGGGCCGGCCCTAGAGCTGGTGGTCGCGAACCCGCGCCGCATCGTCGAGCTGCTGCGCGAGGACATCTGGCTCAGCATCGAGAAGCTGCACGAGCGGGCCGCCCGCATCGACGCACCGAAGCTGATCGCGTGCGACTTTGTCGCGAAGGTGACGCTGCACCTGCAAAAGATCCGCCGGCAGACGGTGGCGGCCACGAACGGCGGGACCAAGCGTGAGGGTGGGTCGGCGGAACCGACCAGCGAGCAGGCCGATCCCGTCGTGACCGCCTCCTACCTCGCGTCGACCGAGAAGGAGCTCGACTTTCTCAAGAAGATTGGCGAGATACTGGTCATCTTTCTGCTGCCGCGTGGCTACTCGCTCTCCCCGGTGAAGGATCTGCTGAGCGAGGTGCTCGCCTACCGGGTGCTGCACCCGGCGATCCACTACCTGACCGCGCCCGACTTCATCAACCAGCAGATCGTGGAGTGCATCGAGACGCGGCTGGTCGCGGTCGCGATCCAGAAGCGCAGCCACGAGTACGCGGCCAACTTCGAGGACTTTCTGCGCATCATCGACATGACGCAGACGGTTGAGGAGCTGCAGTCGATACGGGCGAGCATCGTGAGCGACATCCGGCAGGCGACGGCAATGCAAACGATGCAGCGGACTCGGGGCGGCTTCGCGATGGCGGCCTGTGACGGCGCTGACACGGGCGGGTCGGCCGACAACGGTGGCGCCAGCAGTGGTGATGGGGAGCCGGCGGCCGCCACCCAACGCCTAAAGCGCTACATCCAGCAGCTGTCGTACGCGAAAAGCCAGTGCGAACAGTGTCTGGCGCGGCTCGGCTGGGAGGGATGCGTGAGCAACGATGTGGACCTGTCGCTCGCCGACATTCTGTCCACGGTCGGGGGTCGCCGCGCGCTCACCGCCTTCCTCGAGCCGCTCAACGCGGCCAGCCTGGTCGGGTACTACACGACGGTGGAGGAGCTGCGCCGGGCGGCCCGCTCCGCCTGGCACCAGCTCGGGGCGGAGATTTTCTACACGTACGTGCGGGCGCCCAGCTCGGAGATCCCGCTCGACAAGGCGACGCGCAAGCGCATGGAGGCGTTCCTGGTCGGGGACGTCGGCGGCCCGGACGTGTTCTACGAGGTGCAGCGCGAGTGTCTGGCGCTGCTCGAGCAGAAGTACTATCGGCCGTTCCTGCTGAGCGACGAGTACGGCCGGCTGAAGCGGTCGCTGACGCAAGACGAGTTTAAGGAGCTGATCGCGTCGGGCGGTAcaagcggcggcggcggtggcggcggcggcggtggcggcggcggcggtggcggcggcggcggcgggctCGAGGGCGAGCTGATGCTGCAGCACGCCACCAGCCAGGACAGCCAGGAGAGCCAGGAAAGCTCGACGGGCAGCGCGACGAACGGGGGCGGCGGCGAGGGCGCCACCGATCCGGCCCTGGCCGACCTGAGCAACCATTCGCAGTACGCGCGCAACAAGCTGGACCGGCTGGACGAGAAGCTGGCGAACAAGCAGCAGGCGCTGGAAGCGCTGAAGCAATCGCTCAAGCCCGACTcgaagctgctgctgatgctggagCGGGAGATCGAGTGGCTGCGGGGCGAGCGACGCCAGCTCGAGTCGCACCTGCTGCGCACCGCCGTCTGGGGCGAGTATCTCGGCAGCTGGCGGGCGATCGTCGAGAGCGTCGACTTTTCCGACGACCGGGAGCCGCCTCAGTTCATGATCGTGGTGCAGGTGGACGAGATGAACGACTACggcagcggcggtggtggtggcgggcgAGACGACACCACTGTCACGACGGCACTCGAGGCGACCGACACGATCTCGACcgggtgggtggtggtgcggtCGCTCGCCCAGTTCCACGCCCTGCACCGCAAGCTGCGCCCGATGTGCGCGGA is a window from the Anopheles merus strain MAF chromosome X, AmerM5.1, whole genome shotgun sequence genome containing:
- the LOC121595336 gene encoding sorting nexin-25, with product MRVQYWIGAIAAVLCAVCVYSPIFLYFLLFVLYSLVLIAVAVFGTIYVHYKLTNREPVSYVDQEEDQQANVLYNATRSPLFGNGTPGSSPGISRHPGGRSAGGTGGSAAGFGQSQLPIIFGRTVDGLLQQIIDNAMRDLVGPALELVVANPRRIVELLREDIWLSIEKLHERAARIDAPKLIACDFVAKVTLHLQKIRRQTVAATNGGTKREGGSAEPTSEQADPVVTASYLASTEKELDFLKKIGEILVIFLLPRGYSLSPVKDLLSEVLAYRVLHPAIHYLTAPDFINQQIVECIETRLVAVAIQKRSHEYAANFEDFLRIIDMTQTVEELQSIRASIVSDIRQATAMQTMQRTRGGFAMAACDGADTGGSADNGGASSGDGEPAAATQRLKRYIQQLSYAKSQCEQCLARLGWEGCVSNDVDLSLADILSTVGGRRALTAFLEPLNAASLVGYYTTVEELRRAARSAWHQLGAEIFYTYVRAPSSEIPLDKATRKRMEAFLVGDVGGPDVFYEVQRECLALLEQKYYRPFLLSDEYGRLKRSLTQDEFKELIASGGTSGGGGGGGGGGGGGGGGGGGGLEGELMLQHATSQDSQESQESSTGSATNGGGGEGATDPALADLSNHSQYARNKLDRLDEKLANKQQALEALKQSLKPDSKLLLMLEREIEWLRGERRQLESHLLRTAVWGEYLGSWRAIVESVDFSDDREPPQFMIVVQVDEMNDYGSGGGGGGRDDTTVTTALEATDTISTGWVVVRSLAQFHALHRKLRPMCAELRQLDLPSNNAFKLFLLKNDRALLEKAKAQVQRYLSFILEDDHLNQSEAVYEFLSPSSDRLKQGVLTGNPSPSKKPTSKFSLATIFRSNSDKLEQLWHVGSGGGAGGERPFGGGGGGGGTDHHPDFTPEDADQVSLYLEGGPAPSGPSSSGASPPTDGAAVALELRDSIAEPLYGLLGEIFDLGGVFRWLRKSLISFVQITYGQTINRQLRESIAALFDEPMLHAYASAVLRSLWPGGGTLQADGVRLLPPAERTEDEREMIMNAARSLLQDNIPELLCSLIGAQNARQGALKLFEVLQNPLYNKQLFYDLLETLMLELFPEIRQLKPAAAGSTGNGATVAPGHASGSSSSSTVQRPREYHHQPAAGSSPAAPIYSPPTPTGAVGSASGTPIRSIS
- the LOC121596946 gene encoding uncharacterized protein LOC121596946 yields the protein MAKPCVIAFCAVIALSFSWEVLGEQECNEIHRFLKAVEKLMVSLPDHTYPVFNLCTSPKAIEDYHNATAFYRNVTQSPICQRYLVQNRMNVYETIYNQLTGLWSSANCDACAGAVNETAEFMRLSTVLDHCIVVHAASPCELCADDYQRVQDFYARLDKAQHGPDRLCFDIADRMNQTRRSWSGTHNCCNDKRRSMVAFASVASVACALPLLFYAVMHMVTVRQEVRRLNLLTATSGGGARCEERSQPSGSSVQRPGNGVLRQPEMERIAETDADDDEEEEEELKTQASYGSESGTAKEDATKINNLDVKVSNLIDIAGPQEEHTIPLPPARTDASDDESLLQ